The following is a genomic window from Geoalkalibacter halelectricus.
GGTTTTGGCAAGACGCGACCCGCCGGGAAATCCTTGTCTCAACCGCCGCCAACGGGCTAAGATTGAAATCACTGCAACTCTTCGGGAGAATCCGCATGTTTGGTTTCGGCATCTGGGAAATCGCCATCCTGATCGTCATTCTGGTTGTGCTGTTCGGCGCCCGCCGCGCCGGTACCATCGTGCGCCGCGGACTCGAAGTCCACGATCAGGTCAACCAGGCGCGCAGCGGTCTGCGCAGTTTTTTCTCCCTCGACACCCTTCTCGGCCGCAACCGCAACCGCAAACCCTGAAACGTACGAAAGCCCCCGATCGCCAGACCGGGGGCTTTTTACCTGAAAAAAAACCATGGGACACGGATTTTCCGGATGAACCCAGATTGAAGTATTAATCCGCCTGGATCCCGCCTTTGCCGCGCTTATCCGCGTCCCATCGGGTTTGGTCAAACGAGCTTCTTCACCGCCGCCAACGCCGCATCGTAATCGGGCTCGTTGGTGCCCTCCGCAACGATTTCGCGATATACCACCTTGCCCTGCGCGTCGATGATGAACACCGAGCGCGCCAGCAGTTTAAGCTCCTTCATGAGCACCCCGTAGGCGAGGCCGAAGGAGCGATCCTGATAATCGGAGAGGACCTGAACCCTTTCGATCCCGGCCGCGCCGCACCAGCGCTTCTGGGCGAAGGGCAGATCGAGGCTGATGGTGTAGACCGCCACATTGTCGGGCAAAGCGGCGGCGGCCTGGTTGAATTTGCGCACCATGGTATCGCACACGCCGGTATCGATGGAGGGCGTGGCGCTGATCAGGCGGATCTTTCCGGCCGAATCGGCCAGGGTCACGGGAGCCAGCCCCTGGTCGACCACGCGAAAATCCGGGGCCTGGTCGCCCACCTTGACATCAGGACCGATCAGGGTGATGGGATTGCCTTTGAAGGTGATGACACCGGTTCTTTCTTGAGTCATGGACAGCCTCCTTATGCAGAAGATGAAAGATTATCGAATCGGTCATCATTCTAACCGCCTCTTGGTCGCTGTCAAGCGGTCCCAGGGCAATTTTTCCCGCCTTCAGCGGCTCGCCGACCATCTGAGGCCGGCGATGCCGATCACGATTAGAGCGATGAAGAACATCCGCGCCCAACTGCGCGGCTCGCCGAGAAAAATCATACCGATGACGGCGATACCCACCGCGCCGATGCCGGTCCAGACGGCATAGGCTGTGCCCACCGGCAGGGTGCGCAGCGCCTGGGTGAGAAACCAGAAACTCGCTCCCATGGCGGTCAGGGTAAAAAGGCTCGGCCCCATCCGGGTAAACCCGTGGCTGAACTTCAGCCCCAGGGCCCACAACACCTCGAAAAATCCCGCGATAAATAACTGAACCCATGCCATGATTTGTCCGTTGTTCGTTGTCCGTTGTCCGTTGTTCGTTGGAATCCATTCGTCCGGGGTGGGGTTGCAGCCCCCACAGCTGGTTAGCCGCAGACTCCGCAGCGGCGGCAGCCGGGGGCGCAGCGCGGCGTGGACCGGCCTTGCAGGGCGTTTTGATATTCCTGCCACAGATAATCGCGGCGCACCCCGTTGTCGATCACTTCCCAGGGGAATACCTCGTCCTTGCCGCGCGGGCGCGTGACGTAGAAATCCGGATCAAGATCCAGTTCACGGCAAGCGGCCTTGAGGTTGCGGCCGGCGGCGAGCAGAGGCAACACCTGGCCGGTACGTCGGTCGCCGCGGGCGAAAAAGGCCTGGATGGTGGCGGCGCGCAGGGATTCGCAGATCATCTCGGTGTTGGCCAGACGCGCAACCCCGCCGCGGATGCGGCGCAAGGTATTCTGCAGATCCTTTTCCCGGGCCATGGGCGCCCATTGCAGGGGGGTGAAAGGCTTGGGCACGAAGGGATTGAGGGACAAGGTCAGATGGCCGAGGCGGCCGCGCTTGCGCCCGGCTTCAAGCCACAGGGTGCGGATCGCGCCGACCAGGCGCAGCAACTCGTCGGTGTCCTGGGCGTTTTCGCCGGGCAAACCGATCAGAAAATAGAGCTTGAGATTGGGGATGCCGGCCTCGGCCAGAAGTTCCACCGCGCGCAGGATATCCGCTTCGCTAAGGCCTTTATTGACCAGGTCGCGCAGGCGCTGGCTGCCTGCCTCGGGAGCGATGGCCACGCTGCGGTGCCCGGCATCGGCCAGGGCGGCAACCTCTTGCGCACCCAGGGCATCGATGCGCAGGCTCGATACCGAAACGCCTCCGCCCTGGGCCACGACATGCCGCTGCAAGGCCGCGGCCTCGGGGTGATCGGCCACCGCCGCGCCCACCAGCCCGATACGGCGGCGATGACACAGGCCTTCATCCACCTGGGCGACAAGATTTTCCAGGCTACGCTCGCGCGGCGGCAGATACAAGAAACCGGCGGCGCAGAACCGGCAGCCGCGCGAACAGCCGCGCGACACCTCGCTCAAAAACATATCGCCGAATTCCGTTTCCTCGGTGAGCACATAGGACAGGCTCGCGGATGCGTCGAGATTTTCCTGCCAGCGGCGCCGCACTTGCGCCGGAGCGCCCCGCGCGCCCTGGTACGCGGCCGGGGTGCCATCCGGGTGGTAGGTGGGTTCGTAGAGGCTCGGCACGTAGAGGCCCGGTACCTTCGCCAAACTTTCCAGCAACTCCCGACGCCCGGAGGCCTGGCCTTGCAGCGCCGCGATCAGGTCGGGCAGGATGGGCTCGGCCTCGCCCACCGCGAACAGATCCATGACCTCG
Proteins encoded in this region:
- a CDS encoding Sec-independent protein translocase subunit TatA/TatB, coding for MFGFGIWEIAILIVILVVLFGARRAGTIVRRGLEVHDQVNQARSGLRSFFSLDTLLGRNRNRKP
- the tpx gene encoding thiol peroxidase: MTQERTGVITFKGNPITLIGPDVKVGDQAPDFRVVDQGLAPVTLADSAGKIRLISATPSIDTGVCDTMVRKFNQAAAALPDNVAVYTISLDLPFAQKRWCGAAGIERVQVLSDYQDRSFGLAYGVLMKELKLLARSVFIIDAQGKVVYREIVAEGTNEPDYDAALAAVKKLV
- the sugE gene encoding quaternary ammonium compound efflux SMR transporter SugE, which encodes MAWVQLFIAGFFEVLWALGLKFSHGFTRMGPSLFTLTAMGASFWFLTQALRTLPVGTAYAVWTGIGAVGIAVIGMIFLGEPRSWARMFFIALIVIGIAGLRWSASR
- a CDS encoding radical SAM protein, which codes for MSHRLLDKARRRLEAESGCRANPWGGRLAVALVYPNTYRHAMSNLGFLTVYHLLNSRADTLCERFFLPDADDLAEHRATGYPLFSLESARFLDEFDLVAFSLSFENDYLNLPVIFDLARLPWRAAARAAHHPLVLAGGVCAFLNPEPLAEVMDLFAVGEAEPILPDLIAALQGQASGRRELLESLAKVPGLYVPSLYEPTYHPDGTPAAYQGARGAPAQVRRRWQENLDASASLSYVLTEETEFGDMFLSEVSRGCSRGCRFCAAGFLYLPPRERSLENLVAQVDEGLCHRRRIGLVGAAVADHPEAAALQRHVVAQGGGVSVSSLRIDALGAQEVAALADAGHRSVAIAPEAGSQRLRDLVNKGLSEADILRAVELLAEAGIPNLKLYFLIGLPGENAQDTDELLRLVGAIRTLWLEAGRKRGRLGHLTLSLNPFVPKPFTPLQWAPMAREKDLQNTLRRIRGGVARLANTEMICESLRAATIQAFFARGDRRTGQVLPLLAAGRNLKAACRELDLDPDFYVTRPRGKDEVFPWEVIDNGVRRDYLWQEYQNALQGRSTPRCAPGCRRCGVCG